The following are encoded together in the Kwoniella europaea PYCC6329 chromosome 1, complete sequence genome:
- a CDS encoding thioredoxin: MLSQALRSARPLAKAGPSFRPDLARSFHATRIARDHFLDANEEAFNKRALEEGSAKPVLVDFYAEWCQPCRVLTPLLKSHTGPESSYDLMTVNVDDYPELAAKFKVSALPTVVAFKNGVVKNKFVGFRGDADIKKFLGML, encoded by the exons ATGTTATCTCAAGCTCTCCGCTCAGCTCGACCTTTAGCCAAAGCGGGACCATCGTTCCGACCAGATTTAGCTCGATCGTTCCATGCTACCAGGATAGCAAGAGATCATTTCCTAGATGCTAACGAGGAG GCATTCAACAAACgagcattggaagaaggaagtgcTAAACCAGTTTTAGTCGATTTCTACGCtga ATGGTGTCAGCCATGTCGAGTGCTCACTCCATTACTCAAAAGTCATACTGGTCCTGAGTCATCGTACGATCTGATGACTGTCAATGTGGACGATTACCCAGAATTAGCAGCTAaattcaag GTGTCAGCTCTACCGACTGTCGTAGCTTTCAAGAATGGTGTGGTGAAGAACAAATTCG TTGGATTTAGAGGGGATGCAGATATCAAGAAGTTCCTTGGTATGCTTTAG